The proteins below come from a single Pseudomonadota bacterium genomic window:
- a CDS encoding 16S rRNA (uracil(1498)-N(3))-methyltransferase has translation MAHVPRFYTDATLAVGASVPLSPGASRHAISVLRLQSGAAIELFNGDGQAYAAALSVSGRTATAAVERCHAGPARGQPITLALGVSRGDRMDYALQKCVELGVARIQPLMSARSSVRLSAERLPKKQQHWQNVVISACEQSGRCDLPALDPPCNVEPFLRDTAPGLVLDPRCDTLISQAPLASAPGPSVMVGPESGFSEAELNAALVHGWQGVSLGPLVLRTETAAVVAVALMRARQALL, from the coding sequence ATGGCCCACGTGCCGCGCTTCTACACCGACGCGACCTTGGCCGTGGGAGCCAGCGTGCCACTGTCGCCCGGTGCGTCACGGCACGCGATCAGCGTGTTGCGGCTGCAGTCGGGCGCGGCGATCGAGCTCTTCAACGGCGACGGCCAGGCCTACGCTGCCGCGCTGAGCGTCTCCGGGCGAACCGCCACCGCCGCGGTCGAGCGGTGCCACGCCGGGCCGGCACGCGGCCAACCGATCACACTGGCGCTCGGCGTGTCGCGCGGCGACCGCATGGATTACGCCTTGCAGAAGTGCGTGGAGCTCGGTGTCGCGCGAATTCAGCCGTTGATGAGCGCCCGCAGCAGCGTGAGGCTCTCGGCCGAGCGACTGCCGAAGAAACAGCAGCACTGGCAGAACGTGGTGATCAGCGCCTGTGAACAAAGTGGCCGCTGCGATCTCCCTGCCCTCGACCCGCCCTGCAACGTCGAACCGTTCCTGCGCGACACCGCACCGGGGCTGGTGCTCGATCCGCGCTGCGACACGCTGATCAGCCAGGCCCCGCTGGCCAGCGCGCCTGGCCCGAGCGTCATGGTCGGACCGGAATCGGGTTTCAGCGAGGCGGAGCTGAACGCCGCTCTGGTGCACGGCTGGCAAGGCGTCTCGCTCGGCCCGTTGGTGTTGCGCACCGAAACCGCAGCGGTGGTCGCCGTCGCGCTGATGCGCGCCCGTCAGGCACTGCTGTAG